Part of the Paenarthrobacter sp. JL.01a genome is shown below.
TCGCGGCGTGCCACTGTCAACGGCACCAGGCCGCTATCGGGCGAGGTGGCACCATACGCCGCCGCCAACACTCCGGCGGAGGCTTCGGAGGTGTCGAGGGTGATGGTCTTCGCGAGGGGTGGGGGCACGGGGCGTCCAGGATTCATGCTTCGACGCTACTCCCGTCAGCAGGGCTCATGCTACTTGGGCCTCCAGCACCGTCTTCGAACGGCGCGTCACCGACGGCGACGTCGTTCGCTGCGTTGTTCGACCACTGCGAAAAGGATCCGGGGTACAGGGCCGCCTTGAAGCCCGCGATCTCCAGTGCCGCGATCTCGTGGGAGGCCGTAACGCCCGAGCCGCAGTAGACGGCAACGTTGGAGTTTTCATCCAGCCCCAGGTCCTCGAAACGGCGTCGCAGCTCCCCAGCCGGGAGGAAGGTACCGTCCGAAGATACGTTCTGCGTCGTCGGAGCGCTCAGGGCACCCGGGATGTGGCCGGCCCTGGGATCGATGGGTTCCACTTCGCCCCTGTACCGCTCTCCGGCCCGGGCGTCCAGCAGCACACCTTCGCGGCTCCACTTCGAGGCCTCCTGCTCGGTGATGGACGGCATGCGGCCATCACTCAGGGAAACACTGCCGACGACGGCGGTCACCTCCCCTGGCTCCAGCGGGTAGCCGGCGGCCCGCCAGGCGGCCAGGCCGCCGTCGAGCAGGTAAACGGACTCGACTCCCGCATTCCGAAGCATCCACCAGGCGCGTGCTGCCGCCATGCTGCCGCTGTCGTCGTACGCAACGACCGTGTCGCCGTCGTTGATGCCCCACCGCCGCGCAGCTTCCTGGAAGCGGTCCGGGGAGGGCAAGGGGTGGCGGCCCAGTCCTGCCTCGGCATGGTCTGCCAGCTCGGTGGGGAGGTCCACAAACACCGCACCCGGCACGTGGGCGGCGAGGTAGTTCACGTGCCCGTCATCCCGGCCAAGGACCCACCGAACGTCCAGGACAACGGTCCGCTCCCCTGTTTCAAGGCGCTGGTGCAGTTCCGGGACAGTCATCAGGGTGGCCATGCGTTCTCCTTCATTGGGGGTGCGGGCGGCGGTGCTGCCGGAACCACGTTTCCAGCCTAGGCTTATCCGGTGAGCAATTCGTGTATTCAGGACAGGACCTGGGCCAGCGAGGCCATCCGCACCATCGAGGCCGAAAACAACCGTTCGGCGGACACGCACCTTTACGCCGTTCCACTTCCCGAGCACTGGGGCGTCCAGCTGTACCTGAAGGATGAGTCCACGCACCGTTCGGGCAGCCTGAAACACCGCCTGGCGAGGTCGTTGTTCCTGTACGGCCTGGTCAACGGGTGGATCACCGAGGGAACCACCATCGTGGAAGCCTCCAGCGGCAGCACTGCCGTCTCAGAGGCCTATTTTGCCCGGCTGATCGGATTGCCGTTCATCGCTGTCATGACCAAAACCACGAGCCCCGAGAAGATCGCCTTGATCGAGGACTTTGGAGGCTCTTGCTTGCTGGTGGACCACGCCTCGGAGGTCTACGCCGTCGCTGAAGAAACCGCCCGGACATCCGGCGGCCACTACATGGACCAGTTCACCTACGCTGAGCGGGCCACGGACTGGCGCGGGAACAACAACATCGCAGAGTCGATCTTCGAACAACTCGCGCTCGAAGAGCACCCCGTGCCGGAATGGATCGTCGTGGGCGCCGGGACCGGCGGAACCAGCGCAACCATTGGCCGCTACCTTCGGTACAACAGGTACGCCACCCGCCTGGCCGTGGTTGATCCGGAAAACTCCGCCTTCTACCCGGCGTGGCGGGACGGAAACGCAACTACCGCCACGGGGCTCCCCTCTCGTATCGAGGGCATCGGCCGACCCCGCTCGGAGCCAAGCTTCGTGCCGGCGGTGATTGACCACATGATCCAGGTGCCTGACGCCGCCTCCGTTGCCGCCATGCGGCACCTCCGTAAACTCACCGGCCTCCATGCCGGGCCTTCCACGGGAACCAATCTGTGGGGTGTATGGCAACTGGTGGCACAGATGGTGGCGGAAGGCCGCAAGGGCAGCATCGTTTCGCTGATGTGCGACGCCGGTGACCGTTACGTGGGCAGCTATTACGACGCCGGGTGGCTGGCTTCCCATGGCCTGGACCCGGTTCCGCACGAGCAAGTGCTGAACCGCTTCCACGACACAGGGGTCTGGACGGGCTAGACCTCGACGGAGTCCCGCGGGGCAAGTTTGGTGTAGCTGGTCCCGTAGCGGGCACCGATCCTTGTGACATGGCCTTCGACGATTCCGCGTCCGAGGTCGTTGAGCAGTCCGTCGTGGAC
Proteins encoded:
- a CDS encoding sulfurtransferase; protein product: MATLMTVPELHQRLETGERTVVLDVRWVLGRDDGHVNYLAAHVPGAVFVDLPTELADHAEAGLGRHPLPSPDRFQEAARRWGINDGDTVVAYDDSGSMAAARAWWMLRNAGVESVYLLDGGLAAWRAAGYPLEPGEVTAVVGSVSLSDGRMPSITEQEASKWSREGVLLDARAGERYRGEVEPIDPRAGHIPGALSAPTTQNVSSDGTFLPAGELRRRFEDLGLDENSNVAVYCGSGVTASHEIAALEIAGFKAALYPGSFSQWSNNAANDVAVGDAPFEDGAGGPSSMSPADGSSVEA
- a CDS encoding PLP-dependent cysteine synthase family protein, which translates into the protein MSNSCIQDRTWASEAIRTIEAENNRSADTHLYAVPLPEHWGVQLYLKDESTHRSGSLKHRLARSLFLYGLVNGWITEGTTIVEASSGSTAVSEAYFARLIGLPFIAVMTKTTSPEKIALIEDFGGSCLLVDHASEVYAVAEETARTSGGHYMDQFTYAERATDWRGNNNIAESIFEQLALEEHPVPEWIVVGAGTGGTSATIGRYLRYNRYATRLAVVDPENSAFYPAWRDGNATTATGLPSRIEGIGRPRSEPSFVPAVIDHMIQVPDAASVAAMRHLRKLTGLHAGPSTGTNLWGVWQLVAQMVAEGRKGSIVSLMCDAGDRYVGSYYDAGWLASHGLDPVPHEQVLNRFHDTGVWTG